A window of Theileria parva strain Muguga chromosome 4 map unlocalized ctg_529, whole genome shotgun sequence genomic DNA:
GAATAGAGTCAGGGTGCTCAAATCCTCACCTTGACTTTCTAATGTAATGTAGTATTAGAATATATACTTACCATGTTGTGAGAGTACTTTGGACTTATACCACTCTAGCATATTTGTCcataatactataccaGAATCTACGTCCATGCTTGACACAGCGTCTTGTAACATTTCAGGAAtccctaaaatattattgcAGACTAGTCAATTGGTAGATAGTGTGGCTAAATTGAGTAGGCGGTACCTAGAAGATTTAAGAGCCTTGATAACGATTTCACAGGAAtgtatttattatcatcGACGTCTAACTTACTCCACTCCTCAACCAAAGactaaagttaaattttaaacacattaaaagGAGATTAACAGTAATACCTGTTCGACCATTTCAAGTCTGGAAAAGAAGCATGCAGTACCATCAAGGCCAAATAGCACAGTGTAGTGGTTGGAACTACACACTACCCAAATTGGAACCAGTGGATTCTTATAGAATGAACCAACTTTATATAATCTCATTGCTTCCAAATCTGTTAGAAATCCGAGTGTATTCTGGGAAATTATCCCCTTTAACACCATAGACTGTGATGAATCGCCTTCAAAAAGCTTATCGCCGTTGAATACATTAGAAACCGCTTTCCcatgtaaaaataaattcacCAGCTCCTAAATCACAGTAACTTAggtaaaaatgataatatcaAGGGAGAGTGATGACAATTGAGTACCTGTGAGCAATGACCGAAAGATGTAAGAAGAGGTTGTGTGGGATCATCCATGTCTTCTTTAACCtggaaaatgttaaattttaaacttactCTTTCTAGTGTGCGGGTGCAAATTACTGATAAGACTAGAGAAACAACACCCAGGGGTCCAGTTAGTTTCTCAAAGTTCCTTACCAAATAATTCGCCACagagttaatattatcaaatgaCCGGAGAGTGCATGAATTTGTCGAAGTTAAATGTGTCAAAGGATCAGCATTTTCctaataacaattattggtgaaattttattagtttacctttaaatcttcaaataaaattattttatatgatGAAGTCTCGGTTgagttatataatacattgGAGCATGATTCAATCAACGGTATGACATACAGAAATTCTACAAACAATATAAATAGGcgtaaaatttataaatagtgctaaaaataatagtttaaaattattgtaaataactgtgaaattagtatatagtaaaaaatgtgtagataaAACCTCTGGAAAAATCTGGAAATCGGATGGTGATgtaattgaaaaataagtCAGTGAAAAGAATTAAGGCTTCTTCTTCATTTTTAGACTGCAGTAGGAATGAAAAGTCTGCGAAAATCGAGTGATTGAAGAGTAAGCTTCTGAGCATGAAGCTCTGAATTGAAGCTAAAACTCCACAACAACCGTTGTTCATCTGAGTTAAACCCCAAAATAAAGCACTGTTTGGGTCATTCACAAATCCCTGATTACACCtaaaactttaaataaatttgtgaatTTACCAGGCCCTGATTTCATGGTCTAAAATCAGCCGAGATGAATCGTTACCAAataaaagtgttaaaagATCAGATAAAACCTCGGTTGAAATAACATTTGTAGAGCCAACACCAGTTGACTCCGAGGTAAAATCTTTGTGCGTGTTTCTTGGAAATCTTGAGGAAACAGAGGAGTCATTTAATGAGTTAATGTaatctttaaaataaaataatacgATGTCAAGTATTTGTGTAGGATCAAAAGTATCATCTGGGCCCTTAGAGCTAAGgtttgataaaaaatatgttcctaaacataaattaaccCAATTTgaacaaaaaaataaaataaattaattatatcatACCGTCTGGATTAAAATTCACGTAAGGAGAGCCTGAATTATCCTCTCTATCATCATTTCCTTCTAAACAACGTCATTTAcaagttaataatagttattACATAGTTAAGGTGGTAAATTCTACCTCTATAGTCTTGAAGTGACTGTTTAATGGCTTCATTTAAGTCTTCATCGAAATTGGAGTCTTTGTCACAGGAGTTTGAGTCGTTATATTCATAAATATCATCCATTGATGAATCAACAGATGAGGAAAATATTCTTTATCATGTTaatagataaaatttttcttgttaaaatatatattcaGAATTTGTGAGTTAAAATGAATGTTGAATAATTAgaacatttaaatttgtgCGTGTTGAAATTGGGTCACGCGctagtttacacattttaagtaaaatttgCTATCATcaattaaaactaaatttccttatattttaacttatttacaAGACCAGAAGCTGTGGTATAAATGATTTCCTTTGAACTCGTCCAGCGCGTACACGTTCCTCTGTCAGATTCCTCTCCATCCTTACAATTAACCTACAAACAACATTATCCCCCGTTATATCActgttaatagtgttggTAGAATTAGTGAGTTGAATAATTGGTTACAGTTTGGAGTGGGAATTTGGGTGATCTGACGTCTAGGAGAATAACACTTCCGTCCAGGGAAATCGATGAAATGAGATTATTACTTGGGTTCCATGAAATGTCACTGACTAAACGGTCAAATTGCATCGACTGTGACACTTTAGCAAAGTTATAAGAATGTTCTTGGGGAGAATTGAGACTAACAGAAGTGTTCTCAGAGTTTAAATCCCAAATTGTAAGACTTCCTGAAAGAGTTCCAGTACAAACCATATTTCCATTTGGTGATATATCAAAACATGTTACAGCCTAAATCAAGTGATAAGAGGATTTATCTTACATTTCCAGTGTTATGTGATGAAATTAAACTCTTTTTCTCAATGTCCCAAACACATAATTTTCCATCAATTGAAGAAGATAAAAGagtttcatttttataagGATAGAATTTTAGTCTCTATAGAATAATATTGAGTAAAAAATCGTACCGTGATGGGTTTTGTATGATTTGCTAGAGATCCCAGCTGAGTTAAAGTCTTAGTCTCATGTAATGTTCtgaaaattgtttaatttgagataaattaccttttattagatttagaatttaataattccTCGTCTAGCATTTCAACCTATGAAATTCATTTACACAGGTTATTGTATATTTGTTACATTTTGGTACAGTGTGATCAGATTATCGTAACCGCCAGATGCTATAACTTTACAAGAATCCTCAACTGTTACTGAGTTTACAGTATCAGATACTCTAAACAGatttattaactaaataGCGTACGCGTTGTTTGAAGCCACTAATGTGTTCAGCGGGGTTTTAACCTTTGAATTAACGTAGTACACCTCAACGAGGCCGTTAAAAGTACCACAAATAAGCTCAGTAAATTCAGGATTCGACCTAATAACTTGTAatgataattaaatttacttgTTTGTAGTAATGCAAACTGATGATTTTGAAGACTGATTTGTGAAATTATGAACCTTTTCCATGGTTTCTGATCTGTACAGTGAGACTCTTCCATTATAACAACAGACTGCCGATATGtctaaaaaatgttaaataattataaattaccTGAAATCTTGTCATATGAGAGACCTGAAATCCAATCATCCAATTTATCAAGAGTATTCTCAGAAGGCTCACTTATAGTCAATACATACAAAACCTCAATTGTACTCTCAGATTGAATATTCAGCTCCTCCAATACTctgaaaattaattatatccCGTTTTATAAATGGTTTGGATGTGAAATTACTCGGAAACTGTGGTACGGAGCCGATTATTATGAATTATAATATCAAATGAAACTTgattttccaaatttaGTAACTCATTTATcatctaaaatattagttaGAATATGAAATTTAGTAAGTTAACTTATGATTAAATACCTTTGATAATGAACTTCGGTCCATATCAGTGGATATGAGAAAAGTGTCATCTTCAAGATCATACTTTTCGTCAGATCCATTGATGAATTTGGCATAAATCTCTTCAACTGTCATTTTCTTATGTTAAATACGgagaatttaaatattttaatgatttataGATCATAATAAAGGAATCTGCGAGCATAGATTCtacaataaattagtgttaaaatagttttttTACAAATGAAACTACATAATCTGGTATTTAACCAGTGaaacaaaattaatgttatgaaattgattaattatattgtaaaattaaatacattttaatcaaatgtgtatggggaaatgaagttaaatttctttactaaaatatataatttattttataaatttgtgtattgataaatatttatttgtttcGGTTGTAATTTAGTTTGTTTTTGGGATAAAATTGGCCTGATATGACCGATTTTAACCGTAGATTGTAGATTGTAAGCAGCCGATGTCgttttaaagtttaaattaatcatgttaattttagtaatattGTAATGTAGAAGGCTGATTGAGTGGTAATGACTCATTACAGAGATTCAGCttatttttcaaagttAATATCGCTAGAGGGCATACCGAAGGAGTTCCTCCCAAACCTTGACGACAACGATTCTGTGATAAGTGAGCCTCAGTTTAGAAAGAATGAAGATGAATCTGAGCGCGAAGCTAACTTTGAGGCCCAGGAAAAGGAAGAAGTTGTGAGGAAGACGGCGGAGCGGAAGTTAGAGTGGCCACTGTGTTGTTGGATTTGTAGGCAACCAATAACAAAGAAAAAGACATACATTATCTGTACTGACATGTGTAAACGGTCGTATCATAACAGATGCCACGACTTTATGAAGAATTACTTCCGCAGTATCTACGACAAAGTTATCGCCAACAAGAAATCCTCACCCAATAATAATATCTCAGAGTTCAATATTGATCTTTCTTACTTCAATGACGGCTCTGTTTTCACCTCTGATCTTGACCTCAAAGTTGATACCGACGATGTAAACTGTAATTCTGAACATTCTTTCAACGCCGATGATTCACATACCTTTATCGATAACTGGAAGTTTTACAACACCACCAATGCCAACTCTGCTACCACTAACACTGTAAACAATTCAAACAATGTTGACTCTGTTGACAAAGTTGATAAAGTTGACACAGTTGTTAAAGTTGATAAAGTTGAGTCTGCAGGCACGGATGAATCTGTAGAATCCGTAGACGAAATGAATGTGGAGGATAATGTTAGTGTTGATGATGTTAAGGTTGAGAATGTTGAGAGGAAATGTTTCTTTTGTTCAATATCACACATTGGCTGTAACGGTTGCAGGCAATTTTTTGTGCCCAAAAACTTGGTAAAATGTTGCATTGATGAGTGTCCTACGTTCTACTGTTATCCAAACTGTTTGTCTAGGACCAGGATAATAATCCCGGACAAGAAGGTGATTGACATAAACATGAGCATGTGTGGtcatttacataatttgGTAGACTCTAACGGGCGTCCGAAGTTCATTTGCCACTCTCACACATGCTGGAGCTGCTATGACTGTGACCGCTACTCCTACTACTGGGAATCATTTTGGCGTAACGAGTATGGAAAGGGGAATAACGCCTCCCTAGTTTCAGCCTGGAACACGCTTAAAACTTCGTGTAGAGGAAAGGTTGAATCTTCCCACTTTGCAAAGGGGAAGAAAATAGCTAAACCGCAACGGTACCCAGATGTCAGAGGgtttaaaacatttatCCAGTCGAGATCGTATTCAGTGTTTTCCACCAACTCTGATGACTTATATGACTCATCAGATGATGAGGAGGAGTATTTCCAGAAAGGACCGTCAAGTGTACTTTTAAAGTGTATCCGCTGTGATAGGACTTGGTGTACTCACTGCGTTCATCCGGATGTACACATTGTACCAAAATCTGGGAAACAAATTGTGTGTCAAGATTGTATTCATGTGCAGATTGGATGTACTTTGGCTCAAAACTCACGGGATTCAAGTAATATGTCAAATATTGTCAAGAGGGAGTGTATATATCCTGTGATAAGATTGGATACGAGTGTCCCTACGGAGATATTTACGCAGTTAAAAAACTTCATAACTGAGCATGCGAATTATGAAAAGaagttaaatttagagCCGTCATTTATATCCAAACATCCAGCGCAGGATTCTGACGATGATTTGCAGTTACTTGATTTACACAAGTCCATACTGCAAAGAGCTAAGTCAAGACGTAGTAAAAAGGGAGACTCTAACTCCAGTTCTAAATCTTCCCAAAACAAATCAACTCAAAATAAATCCAACCAACCACCCAAATTAGATCAACAGTACCAATCGAAAACTGGTCAGGTGTCGAAACAGTTTGGCGTTTCCAAAGAATGGAATAACATAATCAAACAATCTGACGAATCTGTTTTGAACAAGATATCGAGTGAGTTTAGATATGTAACCTCGAATGTGATAAGTGCTGAGAATAAAAAGTTGGTAGTGGCACCGGAGGCTGAGATGAAATGTCATTGTGATAAAAAGTGTGGATCAGACTGTAGTAATGTTACGAAAAACATCGAGTGTACTGTGAAAAACTGTGGATTAGCTGACGTAAACTGTGGTAACAGAAGATTTGCACACTTTTCAGGTCCGAAACTGAGACTTAATTATGTTGACGGCAAGGGTGTGGGAGCTGTGGCTACTGAGGAGATTGGTGAGGGAGAATTGGTTTGCGAGTATGTTGGTGAAGTGATTTCACAGGCTGATTTCCAGCGTTGTCTGGCAAGTGCAAGTTTTGCAGAAATTGATGACGGGAATCAGAGTCACTGGTACGTCATGAAGATACACAGGGATACTTACATTGACTCAACTCACCTGGGCAACGTTGCAAGGTTTATCAATCATTCGTGTGATCCAAACTGTGCCAGTGTCCCAATCAACGTTAAGGGTACTTACCGGATGGGAGTGTTTGCACtgagaaaaattaaacaggATGAAGAAGTTACGTATAATTATGGCTTCACATCGAAGGGAGTTGGAGGTGGTTTCAGGTGTAGATGCAGGGCTAAAAACTGCAGAGGAATTATAGGCTCACAATTGGCACACTCGCCAGACTCACTCATGAGTATTGAGGCCTCCAAATTCTCAGGAGCTGAAGCTGATGTGCTGTCACAACTAACCACTGACATGTCTTCGTTAACAGTTGCCAATAAGACTCAATCACTAAAACAGCAACCGTCACCACTGGATGTATTGAATGGCATTTGGACCTGTGGCGACTTACACAgatatgaaaaaattgtgGAAGTTTTAGATAAAATGAATGGTGGAAGCTTGAGTAACCCGttgaaatatttgttaGCAGATAACGCTCACGTGTCTGAGGCGCAGTTTAATTACGTAAAACTGCTCACACTGAACTCAATGTCATTTCTGGATTTCGATATTGCAAATACCaaaaaagtatttttacacctttTAATTGTCTGTAGTTTGCAACTAATGTGCCCTGGGCACTCATAGCCATGGGCCATAAAGATATTTCATCACAAGTGGTAATTATCTAGTTAACATTGTTTAGCTGTTTAATTAgtgaattatttaattaattggtTAATTGCGTATTGATTTGATTGTGTATTGATTTGATTGTGTATTGATTTGGTTGTGTATTGATTTGATTGTGTAGTCGATGGAGTCTAGTACGGGATTTTTCGATTTTTATCAACCTGCAAAACGCTTCATACAAATCTACGTAACCACATTAACcatatatttaagtatattatggtattatactagttaaatgtataaatcTTGTTGTATAGTCGATGTTATTGGCTGGAAAAAAATCAGGAAAACAAGCATGTGAAAACATTCAAGATCTCATGGACCTAACTTGGGGCGGAACCGAAGTAAATActcaattaaataatattattatattatcacTGATAATTAacttgtataaaatattgcATAATTAAGTAATTGTTTGTAGAGTTGTTCGGCATGTGGCGGGTATGGAGACTGTAAGTGGTGTGACAGATGCGGAGACGTGTTACACGACGATAACAACTGCGGCGACTTCTACGTCAATAAAGAAGGCTACAACACCTGCACCATGTGCCAAAACTCCGATCACAGGTATTATCACAGAGCTATAATATCCTTGTACCAAGTAATTACTATTTTGTACCAAGTaattactattttataccaagtaattactattttataCCAAGTAATTACTATTTTAGTACTTAGTATAATAGGTGATAAAGTGTTGTAGATATAAATGGTATTTATCGAGTAATATTGAGAGGGAAAAAATGGCGATGGAGTTGTGGTCGATAAGGATGAGGAAAAAGGTTGATGAACACTTCCAACTGTTATCAGAGCTGTGTACCAGAGAATCAAAGGGAAAGAGTGCAGAGTTAGGgaaaaaatatgaaatgtATATTGACGAAAAAAGATTATTTTGTACCGGAAACGAATAtgaattgtttaaaaaagaCCCGAAACTGTACTATGAGTCACAGGAGAAGGAGAAAAATTACTGCCTGGAATCAATGACCACATTTGAATGTTATACCTGACCTTTATATACATTAGAAAGGGGTAAAAGGTGtttaatacacatttttgaaatttttgAGAAATGTTACAATTTTCcataaaaaatgaaataatataatttttcatatttataattaataaattaactaatttaagCCAAAATAAGGGAGAATcatgaaaataaatagtGATGGTGTAAGGTAAAAAAAGGTGATCTAGACACTAAAATAAGAActctaaaattattaatttcattgttttatttaataataatgttttaaattatttgtaacatatttttatgtcaatattatctaattttccagatgatttattaaaatgtgtagaatgTGGATTTGAAATAGAAATTCCTAGgtaaataaaaatggaGAGAGTTGAGAGATCTCCAAACTGGACTACAAATGGAAAAAGGTGTGGATTCCTATATAACGTAGTGGTAACAAATGTCAAGGCGTCGCTGGATTTAAAGAGATCAGTAGAACTAAAGAAATcagtaaaatattcatcCACTCAGTCAAGAGATGAAAAGGATTCTGATAACTTTTACAGTAACAAATCAGGTTTAAATGTTGAGAGCCAGTACAACTCGGCCCTAACAATGCACTTTGTGTCTGAGGATGGTACTGAGTGGAGCACTTCCTTGATATACTCGCCGTACTTTTACATCTCAGTTTTACGTGAAGAGTTGATGGATATCGCATTACAGTTTCTGTATAATAACTTTAGAAGTCATTCGATAGGACCAGTGTTACTAGAGCCTTGTAGACGTATAGACCTGTCACTGCCTAACCATTTGGAGAAAGTTGACCCTGTTGAAGGAGTAAGTAAACATAACTTGGCaaaattgattaaaatCAGCTTTAAAACTATAGACCAGCTTGAGCGAGGACGTGACATGATAATATCACTGAAACGCCAATTTGAAAAGGATAATCAAATAAATGAGtcaaaaaatgaatatGACGAATTTGATGAAGATGTTTTCACATCAAATTATCAATCAAAAACGCAATATGACACATTTAACACAGGGTCAAAGGATAATGAAATATCAGTAGATGGCATGGGATTAACTCAAAAATATGCCTCAAACTCAGTATTAAGAATCATTGGTGACTTATATGAACATGAcgttttatatataaatagagTTTGTATAGACTTAGGAATAAGGTGTGGTACATGGTACGAGGTCAGACGTGAGGATTTTAATGTATCAGTAACACCTCTGGAAAAGACAAGTGTACCTCCACTTAACGTGTTTGCATGGGATATTGAGTGTTACAAGGCGCCTCTCAAGTTCCCTGATATGGAAACTGACGAAATTATGCTCATCTCAGTCATGTTCAACGGTCAGGGATATTTAATAGTAAATCGTACAATAGTCTCAAGAGATATTGAAGAATTCCTCTACCAGCCCAGAGAAGACATTGTAGGAAACGCTTGtttcaaaatttataatgaAAGAACTGAGCGTGACTTGTTGATGAGGTTTTTTTACCTAATAAACTATTTGAAACCGCATATATTTGTAACATATAACGGAGACAACTTTGATTTCCCATACGTAAATCGTAGAGCTGAGATTAACGGGATACACATGAACAAGGTGTCAGGATTACATCTGTCAAGTGAACTGTTTCAACACGCCTCAATTTTGAA
This region includes:
- the YTM1 gene encoding WD domain G-beta repeat protein, whose protein sequence is MTVEEIYAKFINGSDEKYDLEDDTFLISTDMDRSSLSKMINELLNLENQVSFDIIIHNNRLRTTVSEVLEELNIQSESTIEVLYVLTISEPSENTLDKLDDWISGLSYDKISDISAVCCYNGRVSLYRSETMEKVHNFTNQSSKSSVCITTNKSNPEFTELICGTFNGLVEVYYVNSKVKTPLNTLVASNNAVSDTVNSVTVEDSCKVIASGGYDNLITLYQNVEMLDEELLNSKSNKRTLHETKTLTQLGSLANHTKPITRLKFYPYKNETLLSSSIDGKLCVWDIEKKSLISSHNTGNAVTCFDISPNGNMVCTGTLSGSLTIWDLNSENTSVSLNSPQEHSYNFAKVSQSMQFDRLVSDISWNPSNNLISSISLDGSVILLDVRSPKFPLQTVNCKDGEESDRGTCTRWTSSKEIIYTTASGLVNKLKYKEI
- the SETVS gene encoding SET domain protein; translation: MTHYRDSAYFSKLISLEGIPKEFLPNLDDNDSVISEPQFRKNEDESEREANFEAQEKEEVVRKTAERKLEWPLCCWICRQPITKKKTYIICTDMCKRSYHNRCHDFMKNYFRSIYDKVIANKKSSPNNNISEFNIDLSYFNDGSVFTSDLDLKVDTDDVNCNSEHSFNADDSHTFIDNWKFYNTTNANSATTNTVNNSNNVDSVDKVDKVDTVVKVDKVESAGTDESVESVDEMNVEDNVSVDDVKVENVERKCFFCSISHIGCNGCRQFFVPKNLVKCCIDECPTFYCYPNCLSRTRIIIPDKKVIDINMSMCGHLHNLVDSNGRPKFICHSHTCWSCYDCDRYSYYWESFWRNEYGKGNNASLVSAWNTLKTSCRGKVESSHFAKGKKIAKPQRYPDVRGFKTFIQSRSYSVFSTNSDDLYDSSDDEEEYFQKGPSSVLLKCIRCDRTWCTHCVHPDVHIVPKSGKQIVCQDCIHVQIGCTLAQNSRDSSNMSNIVKRECIYPVIRLDTSVPTEIFTQLKNFITEHANYEKKLNLEPSFISKHPAQDSDDDLQLLDLHKSILQRAKSRRSKKGDSNSSSKSSQNKSTQNKSNQPPKLDQQYQSKTGQVSKQFGVSKEWNNIIKQSDESVLNKISSEFRYVTSNVISAENKKLVVAPEAEMKCHCDKKCGSDCSNVTKNIECTVKNCGLADVNCGNRRFAHFSGPKLRLNYVDGKGVGAVATEEIGEGELVCEYVGEVISQADFQRCLASASFAEIDDGNQSHWYVMKIHRDTYIDSTHLGNVARFINHSCDPNCASVPINVKGTYRMGVFALRKIKQDEEVTYNYGFTSKGVGGGFRCRCRAKNCRGIIGSQLAHSPDSLMSIEASKFSGAEADVLSQLTTDMSSLTVANKTQSLKQQPSPLDVLNGIWTCGDLHRYEKIVEVLDKMNGGSLSNPLKYLLADNAHVSEAQFNYVKLLTLNSMSFLDFDIANTKKFATNVPWALIAMGHKDISSQVSMESSTGFFDFYQPAKRFIQIYSMLLAGKKSGKQACENIQDLMDLTWGGTESCSACGGYGDCKWCDRCGDVLHDDNNCGDFYVNKEGYNTCTMCQNSDHRYKWYLSSNIEREKMAMELWSIRMRKKVDEHFQLLSELCTRESKGKSAELGKKYEMYIDEKRLFCTGNEYELFKKDPKLYYESQEKEKNYCLESMTTFECYT